The proteins below come from a single Triticum aestivum cultivar Chinese Spring chromosome 5D, IWGSC CS RefSeq v2.1, whole genome shotgun sequence genomic window:
- the LOC123125788 gene encoding uncharacterized protein, whose amino-acid sequence MSSAPTVEALGRQPDVPGTAAAAAEAMAKEKKDGVVKEVIRLERESVIPILKPKLVMKLSYLIEQDKDRAEFMKLCRRVEYTVRAWYLLQFEDLMQLYALFDPVSGEKSLEQQSLTRDETETLELNFLTYLFQIMDKSNFKLLSDEENEVAHSGQYLLNLPIKVDESKVDKTLLSRYFKEHPHDNLPAFADKYIVFRRGIGIDQTTDYFFMEKVDVIISRAWRFLLRVTMIEKLFSRKRQLKPKKDTKKTDEVNDEEPADLFVERIRLEKMELSIRNLLRKMTIQEPTFERIIVVYRRASKETKKDRGIFVKHFKNIPMADMELVLPEKKNPSLTPMDWVLFLISAVLGLVTLVGSLEMPKADIWVVTAIVSGLVGYCAKTYFTFQANMVAYQNLITKSMYDKQLDSGKGTLLHLCDDVIQQEVKEVIVSYYILMEQGKATIQDLDSRCEQLIKEEFGVECNFDVVDAVKKLEKLGIVSRDSIGRIICVPLKRANEIIGTTTEEMVMRAQQAPAGS is encoded by the exons ATGTCGTCCGCGCCGACGGTGGAGGCGCTGGGGAGGCAGCCGGACGTgcccgggacggcggcggcggcggcggaggcgatggCCAAGGAGAAGAAGGATGGGGTGGTGAAGGAGGTGATACGGCTCGAGAGGGAGTCCGTCATCCCCATCCTCAAGCCCAAACTCGTCATGAAGCTCTCCTACCTCATCG AGCAAGATAAAGACCGTGCCGAGTTTATGAAGCTATGCAGGAGGGTGGAGTACACTGTACGTGCTTGGTATCTCCTGCAATTTGAGGATCTAATG CAACTATACGCGCTATTCGATCCTGTTTCTGGTGAGAAGAGTTTGGAGCAGCAGAGCCTGACACGTGATGAAACTGAAACTCTTGAACTCAATTTCTTAACGTACCTTTTCCAG ATAATGGACAAGAGCAACTTCAAGTTGTTGTCTGATGAAGAGAATGAAGTAGCTCATTCTGGTCAGTATCTTCTGAACCTACCGATCAAGGTTGACGAATCGAAG GTCGACAAAACGTTGTTAAGCAGGTACTTTAAAGAGCACCCACATGATAACCTACCAGCATTTGCTGATAAG TATATTGTCTTCCGGCGAGGCATTGGAATCGACCAAACTACCGATTACTTCTTTATGGAGAAAGTTGATGTGATCATATCTCGAGCCTGGAGATTCTTGCTAAGAGTCACAAT GATTGAGAAATTGTTCTCTAGGAAGAGACAATTGAAGCCAAAGAAGGACACAAAGAAGACTGACGAAGTCAATGACGAAGAGCCAGCAGACCTCTTTGTTGAGCGCATACGCCTTGAAAAAATGGAGCTAAG CATAAGGAATCTACTAAGAAAGATGACAATTCAGGAGCCTACATTTGAAAGGATAATCGTGGTATATAG GAGGGCTAGCAAAGAAACTAAGAAAGATCGAGGAATATTTGTAAAGCATTTCAAGAATATTCCAATGGCTGACATGGAGTTAGTTCTG CCAGAGAAGAAGAACCCTAGTCTAACGCCAATGGATTGGGTCTTGTTCCTTATTTCCGCGGTGCTTGGTTTG GTCACTCTAGTAGGTTCTCTAGAAATGCCAAAGGCTGATATATGGGTTGTGACGGCCATAGTTTCTGGTTTGGTTGGATACTGTGCGAAGACCTACTTCAC ATTTCAGGCAAACATGGTGGCTTACCAAAATTTAATCACAAAATCGATGTATGACAAGCAGCTTGACAGTGGGAAAGGAACACTTCTACACTTATGTGACGATGTGATCCAGCAAGAA GTTAAAGAGGTCATTGTTTCTTATTACATTCTGATGGAGCAAGGAAAAGCAACTATACAG GACCTCGATTCACGTTGCGAACAGCTTATCAAGGAAGAGTTTGGCGTGGAGTGCAATTTCGACGTCGTTGATGCTGTGAAGAAGCTAGAAAAGCTTGGAATTGTGTCCCGG